The Methanobrevibacter sp. genome includes the window TCACAATGTAACACAATACTGTCAAGATTTAGCTGGTTCATTTAATAAATTCTACAAATCAGAACAAGTAATTGGATCTGATGTGGAAGACACCAGATTAATTTTAGTTGACAGAGCTAAAACTACAATTAAAAACGCTTTAGATATTTTAGGTGTATGTGCACCTGAAAAAATGTAGATGGGTTAATTAACTCATCTTTTTTTTAATTTTAAAAAAAATAAAAAAATTAATCCACATAGTGGATGTAATCTTCTTTTCTAGGTAATGGTTCTGGTGCTTCCATATCAGGATAACCAAGAGCTACATGGCCAATTCCTTCATAGGTTTCAGAAATTCCCCATTTTTTAAGTAACTCTTTTCCTTTTTCAGATGCAAATTCATCACGTGCTCTGTGAATCCAGCAAGATCCAACACCAATTGCATGAGCTGCATTGACAAGAACGGTTAATACGCTAACTCCATCTTCAACAAATGTTGGCATTTTTCCATCTGCTAAAACGATTAATATTGTTTTAGCTCCATAGAATGGGTCCATGTCTTCAGGTACATCAACAGGGAAATAGCTTCTGTTCCATGCAGATAATTCTTTAATTGTTTCTGGGTTTTGAATTACAACAATCTTAGGGATTGCATTCCTCTTGCGGTTGGTGCATAAGTTCCTGTTTCTAAAATTGTTTTTAAATCTTCGTCTGATATTTGCTCATCTTTGAATTTTCTGATACTTCTTCTGGTTTTTAAGTCGTTTATTGTTTGGTTCATAATAATTCCTCACAAATTGTTTCAAGTGATTTTAAGAAATCATTGTATTCTTCTTCTGTAAAATTATGTTTAAATTCTTCTTCCCATTCATAATCGTAATCTATAACTTTTTGTGCGGTTTTTTTACCTTTGGGTGTTACTTTCATAATTTTTTTTCTTTTGTCTTTAACCCGTTCAATAAATCCTTTGTCTTCAAGTTTTTTAAGGTTTCTTGTAATTGTGCTTTCATTTAAATGTAAGATTTCTGCTAGTTTCTCTTGATTTATTCCTTCTTGTTCATAGATTATAATTAAAAGAGGATGAAGACCAAAACTCAGGTCTTCTTCTTTCACATGCTCGTTGATGTATTTTGCATGTTCTCTGTGAAGTAGTGAAATGTATGCTGCTGCTGGTTTCTTATCCTGAAACATTGTGATCCCTGTTTTTAATTAATTTATTGATATATAGTTCAATACATGCATAACATATTAAAGATCCAATTCCTCCACCTAAAAGCATTCCGTAGTAAATTCCTATTTCTCCCATATGGAATGTAAATCCAAGTACATATGCAAATATTAACACGAGAACAAATTCCCTAAATGTTGTTAACAGGAAGGATATTGTTCCTTTTCCAACACCTTGGAATACATTTCCTGCACTTGCTCCAAATGGTACATATAAGATGAATAAACACATAATCTGTAAGAAACTTGCAATTAATGGTTCTAATTGAGCACTGCTTGCAGAATATGAGAAAATGTATGCAATTTGATTTGCAAAAATGTTTAAAATGATGCAAACAATAATTGAAGCTATTAATGCTACTTTTACTGCATATCTTGCAGTCACTCTTAAATTTTCATATTTGCGAGCTCCAAATGCAACTCCTGAAACGGATATTGCTGCAGTTCCAACTCCAATTGCTGGAAGCATTCCAATGTTTATTATTCTCCAGCCTGCGGTATAAACAGCTACTGCTACTGGTCCTGAAACAAGTGTAAGCATGAAATTAACAACAATTGTTAATGCAGATAAGATTAATTGTTCTAAACTAGCTGGAATACCAACAACTAAAATATCTTTATACATTGTTAAATCATTTTTAAAGCTTTCATGATTATATTTAAGATATGTGTCCTTTTTAATAAACATCCAGTAAAGCATTGAAGCTACTGCAAAAATATGTGCAATAACGGTTGCACATGCTGCACCTGCAACTCCTAAATTTAATATATAGATGAAAATTGGGTCAATAATCATATTGGTTATCGCTGCGATTGCAAGTGGTATTGTTGCTCTTTTAACATCTCCTTCTGCTCTAAATGCTCCTCCAAAAATTGGTGGAAGTAACATTGCAAATGAAAATGCAAAAATTACAACTCCATATTCCATTGCATAGCTTAAAACAGCTTCAGCTCCCATGACTATGAGTAATGGTTTTAAAGATGTAAGTAAAATTGCTGAAACAGCTATTGACAATATTATTCCTAAAATTAGATTATGTATTGCAGCATTATTTGCTGATGCTCTATTTTCAGCTCCAATGTAACGTGAAATTAATGAGTTACCACCGGCACCTATTCCGTTTCCAATTCCTATAAGAACCATAAATAATGGTGTTACATATCCAAGTGCAGCTAATGGGTCTGCACCAAGTCCTGCTACCCAAACACTGTCAATAATGTTGTTTGTAAAGATTAAAAACATACTGGCAATGATTGGTACTGATAATTTGTTGATTGCCTTTTTAGGGTCTCCTGTAATCATTTCTATATTTGAATTTTTTTCCATATACTTTTCCTCTCACTCTTGCATATGCAATTATACACTTGTATATGCAATTGTTAATATATAAATATTTTCACTGACATAAATATAAACTAATAGGAGACTATATTATGAAAGTTTTAGTTGTTGGAACTGGTGCTCGTGAACATGCTATTGCTGATGCTTTAAAAGATGATGTGGAGTTATACTGTTACATGAGTAAGGTAAACCCTGGTATGTCCAAAATTGCTGAATTTAAACAAGGCAATGAAGGAGAAGTTGAAAAAGTAGCAGCATATGCTGTTGAAAATGACATTGACATTGCATTTATTGGTCCTGAAGCTCCTCTCGGAAAAGGAATTGTGGATGAACTTCAAAAAAATGGAATTAGCTGTGTTGGACCAACTCAAAGTGCAGCAAGAATTGAAACTGATAAATCATTCATGAGAAAACTCTTTGAAGATTATGAAATCGAAGGATCACTTGTCTACAAAGTATTTGATAATTCTGCTGATGTTTCTGAATTTTTAGATGAATTTGACAGAGATGTCGTAGTAAAACCTGTTGGTTTAAATGGTGGTAAAGGAGTAAAAATTGTCGGTGACCACTTAAAAGATAATGAAGAAGCAAAAGAATACTCATGTGAAGTAATTGATAATGTAATGGGTGGATTTGCTCAAGTAATTATTGAAGAAAGATTAATCGGTGAAGAATTTACTATCCAAGCATTCTGTGATGGAGAACACTTGGCTCCAATGCCTGCAGCTCAAGATCATCCTCATGCATTTGAAGGAGATGTAGGTGCAATCACTGGTGGTATGGGTTCATACTCTGATGTTGGCGGATTATTACCATTTTTAACTCAAGAAGACTATGATGCAGCTGTAAAAATCATGGAATCTACTTTAAAAGCTATTGCTGAAGAAGCAGAACCATACAAAGGTATCTTATATGGTCAATTCATGTTAACTGCTGATGGACCTAAGCTTATTGAATACAATGCAAGATTCGGAGATCCAGAAGCAATGAACGTTTTACCATTACTTAAAACTCCATTAGTTGATGTATGTCAAGCAATTGTTGATGGTACATTAGATAAAGTTGAATTTGAAGATAAAGCTAGCGTATGTAAATACATCGTACCTGATGGATATCCTGAAACTGAATTCGCTGGAGAATTAGTTGAAGTGGATGAAGAAGCTATTGAAAAATTAGGGGCTAAAGTATTCTATGCAGCAGTATCTGCTGAAGATGATGGAATTCACTTGTCTGGTTCAAGAGCATTAGGTATCGTAGCTAGCGGTGAATCTATCGAAGAAGCTGAAAAAATAGCTGAAGAAGCATGCGGATTTGTTAAAGGTAATGTTTACCACAGAAAAGATGTCGGTACAACTGCACTTGTTAACAAACGTGTTGAACACATGAAAGAAATTTTAAACTAAATTTCTTTTTTCTTTTTTTTGATTTTATGGATAATAAATCTAAAGACTTGGATGAAATAAAAGCAGAATTATCTGAAAAATTAGAGTATTTAAAAGAAAATGCTCAATCTGAAGAAGAAGTAGAAAAGTTGAATAAGTTTGCTTCTTATTTAGTTAATAAATATAATATAACTGAAGATAATTTTGATGTTGAAAAATTAAATAGATTTAATGAAGGATTAAGCTTTTATCAACGTTTCAAACAAGCTTTAGAGAAAAATATTGATATTGATCCTGGAAGATTGATGGGTCTTACTGATGGAATATTTGGAATGGTAATGACTCTTTTGGTATTTGGTATTGCACTTCCAGAATTACAAATTGCAAATTATTCTACATTTGTATCATTTTTCTTAAGTTTAGCTCCAAATATTGGAGTTACAATTGTTAGTTTTGTTTTACTGAGTTCCTTTTGGATTTATCATCAAGAATTTATTAAATTAAATAATCTTAATATTCCATATTTATGGTTGAACATCTTATTCTTAATTTGCATATCTTTTGTTCCATTTACAACTTCAATAATTGGACATTACTCTCATTTCTTTTTATCTGAGGTTATTTTTGGAATTAATATTATATTGACAATATTTTCATTTTTGTTAATGTATCGTTATGCGAATTCAATGCATTTTCTTGAAAATACTCCTTCTAAAAAAGAGCGAAATTATGTTTATAAGACTTTTGGAATGATAATGGCTTTAACAATTGTTGTTAGTCTTTTAAATTTCAATGTTTCAAGTAATTTTATTTATTTGTTCTTATTGGTTCCTGTAATATCTACAATTAGAGATATTAGATTTAAAATGGAATGAATAGATAACTTTAATATATATTATTAATAAATAGATTATTTTACTATTATAAAAGGGGATTTTAATGGATAGTTTATTATCAGTTACAGACATTAAAGATGATGTTAAGTATATTTTAGATTTAGCTTCTAAAATTAAAGCAGGCGAAATGGAAGAAAAACCACTCAAAGATAAAGTATTAGCAATGATTTTCCAAAAATCATCAACCAGAACTAGGGTTTCTTTTGATGTTGGAATGTATCAGTTAGGTGGAAGGGCAATATTTTTATCTTCTAATGATTTACAAATGGGTAGGGGAGAACCAATTTCAGATACTGCAAAAGTTTTAAGCCGTTTTGTTGATGGAATAATGATTCGTGCTATTGAACATGATGATGTAATTGAATTAGCTAAACATTCTGATGTTCCTGTTATTAGTGGATTAACCAATTTAGAGCATCCTTGCCAAGCATTAGCTGACATGTTAACAATCAAAGAACATTTAGGTGATTGGGAAGGTAAAAAGATCTGTTTTGTTGGAGATGGAAACAACGTATGTAACTCCCTTTTATTAATTGCCCCTCTCCTTGGAATGAATATGTCTGTTGCTTGTCCAAAAGGTTATGAACCTTCTGAAGATATCTTAAAAACTGCAAAAGAGTATGCAGCTGAAAACAATACTGAAATTATTGTAAGTGATGATATTGGTGTTGCACTTGAAAATGTTGATGTAGTATATACTGATGTTTGGGTAAGTATGGGTGATGAAGCTGAAGCAAAACAAAGAGAAATTGATTTTGCTCCGTTCCAAGTTAATTCTGACTTAATGAGTATAGCAAATGATGGAGCTATCTTCATGCACTGTTTACCTGCAATCAGAGGTCAGGAAGTAACTGCTGAAGTTATTGATGGACCACAATCCGTTATTTTTGATGAAGCAGAAAACAGAATGCATGCTCAAAAGGCTGTATTATATTATTACATGAAAGATTAAATTCTTTCAACTTTTACTCTTTTTTTATATTGATCCTATTATTGCAAAGATAATAAAAATTCCAACTAAACATAAACAGCAACTAATCCAATCTGATCCGTCATTTTTCTTGGAGGTTTTTGTGGTTGTTTGTTGATTGTTATAATTGTTATTTTGCTGTATTGGTGTTTCAATTACAGTTGCTTTTTTAATTTCTTCTTCTTTTAATTTAGTTCCGCAATTTCTACAAAATATTGCTTCTTCGGGATTTTCTTCACCACAATTTCTACAAAACATATAAAATCCACCTTATAATTATTTTTAAGAATATTATTAGTCCTATTCCGCCTATAAAACCTGTTATAAATCTTAAATTATTTGTACTTTCTCTGAGGCCAAAATATTGTGTGAAACCATCAATTGCCACAGGAATCATTAAAATTATTGAGATTATCAACATGTTTAGGTCATAACCGTGTTTGTAAATCAAAGTATAGATCAAATAAACAAGCAGTCCGGTATAGAATCCGGTACATCTTGCACAAACTGGGAACTGATGACCATGGATATGGAAACTTCTCTCAGGTTTTCTGTGACAAATATATTTTGTTATCGCCATAGTATCAACACAATTTAGATACATTAAATTTATTTCAATAATTATATATATTTTTATGCCCATATTTTAAATTATAATAGATAAAAGGTTTTTACAATGAGAGGCGGAGAAGCGATAATTGAATCCCTAAAAAATATGGGGGTTAAAACAATATTTGGTTACCCTGGTGGACAAACCATACCATTTTATGACATGTTATATGATGCAGATATGGAGCATATATTAGTAAGACACGAACAAAGCGCAGCTCATGCAGCAGATGGATATGCAAGAGCTTCAGGTCGTGTGGGTGTGTGTTTGGCAACTTCAGGTCCAGGTGCTACAAACCTTGTAACTGGTATTGCTACAGCATATATGGATTCTTCTCCAATAGTGGCTATTACTGGACAAGTTCCTACTCAATTAATTGGAAATGATGCATTCCAAGAAGCAGATATTATTGGAATCACCATGCCTATCACTAAACATTGTTTCCAACCTAAAAATCCAGATTTAATTCCTTCAATGATTAAATCTAGTTTTGAAATAGCTTCTAGTGGAAGGCCAGGTCCTATTGTTATTGATGTTCCAAAAAATATTCAGGAAGCGGAACTTACTAAATTTGATGATTCATTAATTGACACACCGGGTTACAACCCAACAACTAAAGGTAATATAAGACAAATTAAAAAAGCTTTTGAAATGATTAAAGAAGCTAAAAAGCCAATGATATTGGCTGGTGGTGGTGTAATCATATCCAATGCATGTTGTGAGTTAAAAAAACTTGCACATACAATTAATGCACCTGTTATGACTTCCCTTTTAGGTAAAGGTGCTATTGATGAAACTGATGATTTAGCATTAGGTATGCTTGGTATGCACGGTAGAAAAGTTTCTAATGATTATATTAATGATTCTGATTTATTAATTGCTATTGGTATTAGATTCTCAGACAGGACAACTGGTAGATTAGACAGTTTTGTCCCTGATACCAAAGTTATTCATATTGATATTGATCCTGCAGAAATTGGTAAAAATGTTGAAATGGATTTGCCGATTGTAGGAGATGCACGTAATGTATTGTCTTCATTAAATGACCTTTTAGGTGGTCATGAAGTTTCTAATGATGTAAATAAATGGGCTGAAATGATTAAAGATAAAAAACAAGAATTACGCCCAAGAACAACATATTCTGATGTTCCTTTAAAACCACAAACTGTTATTAAAGAAATAGCAGAAGCTATGACTCCTGAATCAATCTTAACTACTGATGTAGGTCAAAATCAAATGTGGGCAGCACATTTCTTTGAAACCCAAAAACCACGTAAATTCATATCTTCTGGTGGACTTGGAACCATGGGATTCGGATTCCCTGCAGCTATTGGTGCTAAAGTAGCTTGTCCAGAAGATCCTGTTGTATCAATCAATGGTGATGGTGGATTTTTAATGGTTTGTCAGGAATTGGCTACCATCCGTGAATATGACTTACCTGTTATTGCTGTTGTTTTAGAAAATAGAACCTTAGGAATGGTTTACCAATGGCAAAGTTTATTATACAATGGAAGACACTCTCAAACTTTACTTGGAAATAGTCCTGACTTTGTTAAATTAGCAGAAAGTTTTGGAGTAAATGCAGCTAGAATAGAAAAACCTGGTGAAACTAAAGAAGTTTTAACTAAAGCGATTAAAGATAATGAACCAATGTTATTGAATATTGTAGTTGATTCTGAAGAGGCATTACCTATGCTTCCTCCTGGAGCTGGAATTAGCGAAATGATTGGTGAATATAGACTTGAAAAGGATGTGATTTAAATGGATAGACAATATCATATTATTTCCACATTAGTAGCAGATAAACCAGGGGTTTTACAAAGAATTGCAGGATTATTTAATAGAAGAGGCTTTAACATTGACAGTATTACAGTTGGTGTATCAGAAGTAGAAGGACTATCTCGTATGGTCATTACTGTTAATGCAGATGAATGTGGTCTCGAACAAGTCACAAAACAGCTAAATAAATTAGTTGATGTTATCAAGATTAAAGATATTACTAAAACTGCTGTTGCAAGGGAATTATGTCTTATTAAAGTTCATGTTCCTGATGAAAAAGCAAGAGCTGAAATAATACAGTATACTGATATTTTCAGAGCAAATATTGTTGATGTTACTGAAGAAACATTAATGATTGAGCTCACTGGAAATATAAGAAAAATCAATGCATTTATATCTTTAATAAAAGGTTATGGAATCAAAAAGATTTCAAGAACTGGCCTAACTGCAATGGCTAGGGGTGTATAAAATGACTATATTAGAAAATGTTTTGGAAGATAATAAGAAATTTGTTGAAAACTTTGAAGGCGTAGAATTGTCTCACCATGCACAAAAAAAGTTAGCTATCTTAACTTGTATGGATTGTAGGTTAATTGACTTCTTTGAACCTGCATTAGGTCTTGAAAGAGGAGATGCTAAAATTGTAAGAAACGCAGGAAATTCCATCGTTGGAGAAGATGCAATCAGATCAATTGGAGCAGCTTTATACAACCTCGGAGCTGAAGAAGTATTAGTAGTTGGTCATACTGAATGTGGTATGGCAGGTGCAGATGCTGAAGCTTTAAAAGAAAAAATGCTTGCAAGAGGCATTAAAGAAGAAGACATCGATAATTATGATTTGGCTGAATGGATTGGCGGATTTGATGATGAAGAAGAAAACGTTAAAAACGTTGTAGAAAAAATCAAAAACCACCCATTAATTCCTGATGTACCTGTACATGGTCTTATTATTGACATTGTTACTGGTGAATTAAAAGTTTTAGTAGATGGTTACTAATCATCTATTTTCTATTTTTTTTAATAGTTCGATTTATAATAATCTAAACATTAATATATTTAAAAAATTAATATATAATATTGAATATTTTATAATATTCTAATTCAATTTTATTTAATTAATTAAAACATAAAGAGATGATTTTAAATGAAAATGTATTACGATGCAGATGTAAATACAGATGCTCTTGAAGGAAAAACCATTGCAGTAATTGGATATGGTTCTCAAGGAAGAGCACAATCAAGAAATATGGCTGATAGTGGAGCAAATGTCATTGTTGGTGTAAGAGAAAATGGAAGCTCTTGGAATTTAGTTCAAGAAGATGGCATGACTGTAAAAACTATCGAAGATGCAGCAAAAGAAGCTGATATTATTCACATTTTACTCCCTGATGAAATCCAAGAAGGTGTCTACAAAGAACAAATTGCACCTTATGTTGAATCTGGAAACACTATTTCATTCTCTCACGGTTACAACATCCACTTCGGATTAATTGACCCTGCTGATGATGTAAACATTGTCATGTTTGCACCTAAAGGACCTGGATCCATGGTAAGAAGAACCTACGAAGAAGGATTCGGTATTCCTGGATTAGTTGCAGTTGAAAGAGATGCAACTGGTGATGCATTACAACTTGCATTAGGTATGGCAAAAGCATGTGGTTTAACCAAAGCTGGTGTTTTAGAAACTACTTTCAAAGAAGAAACTGAAACTGACTTATTCGGTGAACAAACTGTTTTATGTGGTGGTATCACTGAATTAATCAATGCAGGATTCACAACTTTAGTTGAAGCTGGTTACCAACCTGAAATCGCTTACTTCGAAACCTGTCATGAAGTAAAACTCATTGTAGATTTAATCTATGAAAAAGGTTTTGCTGGAATGTGGCATGATGTAAGTAACACCGCTGAATATGGTGGTTTAACTAGGGGAAAAACTATCATTACTGAAGAAGCAAAAGAAGGTATGAGAACTGCTTTAAAACAAATCCAAGATGGAACTTTCAAAAAACAATTTGCTGATGAAAATGCTACCGACGGTGCTAACTTAAAAGAAATGAGAGCTGCTGAAGGTCAAAAAGAAATCGAAATTGTCGGTGAAAGATTAAGAAAAGCTTGTGGATTACAAAAAGACGATTAAGTCTTTTTAATCCTTTACTATTTTTTTTATTTAATTATTTATTTTATAGTGTGGTTATTGTGGTATTTATTGGAATGGACCATGGAACTACTGGAATCTCTTTTTGTATAATGTCTGATGAAGGCGAAGTGCTTGAAGTTTTTAAAATCGGAAGGGAAGAAAGTAAAAAAGGTTTAGTTTCTGCAACTGAAGAAATAACAAAACGTGTAGACTTAAAAGATGTAAAATTAATGGCTATTACCTATGCAATGGGTGATGGAATAAACCAGATCTTACCAACAAATAAAGTTGAAGATAGGGGAATTTTATCAATTAAAGGTGCTGGAAAAGTTACTGGAGGGGGAACTTCAGTATTCTCAGAATTAGAATCTCTTGATATTGATTCAATTATGATTCCAGGTCTTCATAAAGATTCTACTTCTTTAAATGAATTATTCAATGCAGCTTATTCTCATCAAGCTAGTCCTGAAAAAGTCAGCATTTGTTATAATGGTTTAAAAGAAACTGGATGGTCTAATTTTATTGTTGCTGATATTTCATCTAACAGTGTTGATATCCTAATTGAAGATGGTAAAATTAAAGGTGCAATTGATGCATGTTTAGGTGCTATGGGTGTTGTTCATGGACCTATTGACCTTGAAATGATTAGAGATATTGATGAAGGTAGAAGATCTGCAAATGAATGCTTTTCACATGCTGGAGCAATCAAAATCGCTGGAATCGATGGTAAAGTAGCTAATATGAAAGATATCCTTTTGGAAAACTATAGAAATGGGGATGAAAAAGCAAAATTAGCTATTGACACTTTAATTATGACTGTTGCAATGGAAATTGCAGGTCTTGATGTTGTATGTGAAAACGAAATTGAAGGAATAGTACTTACAGGTTCTATTGGAAGTGCAACTGAACCATTTAATTTCGAAGATGAAATTAATAAGTATTTCAAAAATAAGTATCCTTTAAAAGTAATCTCAAAAGAATCTGGAGCTATTGGTGCAGCTCAAATAGCAATGGATGTTTACAATGGTGAAGAAGAAATATTAGGTATTGAAGTTAATATTTCATAACTTTATTCTTCTTTTACACTAATAAAAATAATATTTCCGCCTTTGACGGTTTCTAAACCATTTTCATTTTCAAGGATGATGTTTAAGTAATTGTCAATCGCGATTATTTTTCCTTCACTTTGATAGTTTCCTCTTAAATCAACAGTTACATATTTATTTTTAAATTGTTTAAACATTTTATTTACATTATCTTTATCTTGACTCATTTTTTTCAATCCTTGATTATTCTACTTTTATTTTGATGTTTCATATTTATATAGTTTGACATTTATACTATATACCATGGCAATTAATCAATTAGAAAGTAATTTAGAAGCTATTACTCGTACAATAGCTCAATTAAAAAGAGATGGATGTACTGATGAAAAGATTTTAAATCAACTTAGAGAAGAAAGAGATAAAATACTTAAAGATTTAAATTTATAAGTATTTTATTTTAACCATTCTCTTATTAAGTTCATATCACCAGTTTGATCTATTTTTATAGGTGTTATTGTAGTTCTTTGTTTCACTTTCAATTCGTAACCATCGCTT containing:
- the ilvC gene encoding ketol-acid reductoisomerase; this translates as MKMYYDADVNTDALEGKTIAVIGYGSQGRAQSRNMADSGANVIVGVRENGSSWNLVQEDGMTVKTIEDAAKEADIIHILLPDEIQEGVYKEQIAPYVESGNTISFSHGYNIHFGLIDPADDVNIVMFAPKGPGSMVRRTYEEGFGIPGLVAVERDATGDALQLALGMAKACGLTKAGVLETTFKEETETDLFGEQTVLCGGITELINAGFTTLVEAGYQPEIAYFETCHEVKLIVDLIYEKGFAGMWHDVSNTAEYGGLTRGKTIITEEAKEGMRTALKQIQDGTFKKQFADENATDGANLKEMRAAEGQKEIEIVGERLRKACGLQKDD
- a CDS encoding TMEM175 family protein, with the translated sequence MDNKSKDLDEIKAELSEKLEYLKENAQSEEEVEKLNKFASYLVNKYNITEDNFDVEKLNRFNEGLSFYQRFKQALEKNIDIDPGRLMGLTDGIFGMVMTLLVFGIALPELQIANYSTFVSFFLSLAPNIGVTIVSFVLLSSFWIYHQEFIKLNNLNIPYLWLNILFLICISFVPFTTSIIGHYSHFFLSEVIFGINIILTIFSFLLMYRYANSMHFLENTPSKKERNYVYKTFGMIMALTIVVSLLNFNVSSNFIYLFLLVPVISTIRDIRFKME
- a CDS encoding zinc-ribbon domain-containing protein, which gives rise to MFCRNCGEENPEEAIFCRNCGTKLKEEEIKKATVIETPIQQNNNYNNQQTTTKTSKKNDGSDWISCCLCLVGIFIIFAIIGSI
- a CDS encoding DUF2085 domain-containing protein; the protein is MYLNCVDTMAITKYICHRKPERSFHIHGHQFPVCARCTGFYTGLLVYLIYTLIYKHGYDLNMLIISIILMIPVAIDGFTQYFGLRESTNNLRFITGFIGGIGLIIFLKIIIRWILYVL
- the argF gene encoding ornithine carbamoyltransferase: MDSLLSVTDIKDDVKYILDLASKIKAGEMEEKPLKDKVLAMIFQKSSTRTRVSFDVGMYQLGGRAIFLSSNDLQMGRGEPISDTAKVLSRFVDGIMIRAIEHDDVIELAKHSDVPVISGLTNLEHPCQALADMLTIKEHLGDWEGKKICFVGDGNNVCNSLLLIAPLLGMNMSVACPKGYEPSEDILKTAKEYAAENNTEIIVSDDIGVALENVDVVYTDVWVSMGDEAEAKQREIDFAPFQVNSDLMSIANDGAIFMHCLPAIRGQEVTAEVIDGPQSVIFDEAENRMHAQKAVLYYYMKD
- a CDS encoding arginine--tRNA ligase, encoding RACKLLSKSAKDISALTVSDDWVPNENEQDLIRQIAKFPQVVEDCANKQRVHNVTQYCQDLAGSFNKFYKSEQVIGSDVEDTRLILVDRAKTTIKNALDILGVCAPEKM
- a CDS encoding carbonic anhydrase, with product MTILENVLEDNKKFVENFEGVELSHHAQKKLAILTCMDCRLIDFFEPALGLERGDAKIVRNAGNSIVGEDAIRSIGAALYNLGAEEVLVVGHTECGMAGADAEALKEKMLARGIKEEDIDNYDLAEWIGGFDDEEENVKNVVEKIKNHPLIPDVPVHGLIIDIVTGELKVLVDGY
- a CDS encoding MATE family efflux transporter, which gives rise to MEKNSNIEMITGDPKKAINKLSVPIIASMFLIFTNNIIDSVWVAGLGADPLAALGYVTPLFMVLIGIGNGIGAGGNSLISRYIGAENRASANNAAIHNLILGIILSIAVSAILLTSLKPLLIVMGAEAVLSYAMEYGVVIFAFSFAMLLPPIFGGAFRAEGDVKRATIPLAIAAITNMIIDPIFIYILNLGVAGAACATVIAHIFAVASMLYWMFIKKDTYLKYNHESFKNDLTMYKDILVVGIPASLEQLILSALTIVVNFMLTLVSGPVAVAVYTAGWRIINIGMLPAIGVGTAAISVSGVAFGARKYENLRVTARYAVKVALIASIIVCIILNIFANQIAYIFSYSASSAQLEPLIASFLQIMCLFILYVPFGASAGNVFQGVGKGTISFLLTTFREFVLVLIFAYVLGFTFHMGEIGIYYGMLLGGGIGSLICYACIELYINKLIKNRDHNVSG
- the ilvN gene encoding acetolactate synthase small subunit, which codes for MDRQYHIISTLVADKPGVLQRIAGLFNRRGFNIDSITVGVSEVEGLSRMVITVNADECGLEQVTKQLNKLVDVIKIKDITKTAVARELCLIKVHVPDEKARAEIIQYTDIFRANIVDVTEETLMIELTGNIRKINAFISLIKGYGIKKISRTGLTAMARGV
- the purD gene encoding phosphoribosylamine--glycine ligase, with translation MKVLVVGTGAREHAIADALKDDVELYCYMSKVNPGMSKIAEFKQGNEGEVEKVAAYAVENDIDIAFIGPEAPLGKGIVDELQKNGISCVGPTQSAARIETDKSFMRKLFEDYEIEGSLVYKVFDNSADVSEFLDEFDRDVVVKPVGLNGGKGVKIVGDHLKDNEEAKEYSCEVIDNVMGGFAQVIIEERLIGEEFTIQAFCDGEHLAPMPAAQDHPHAFEGDVGAITGGMGSYSDVGGLLPFLTQEDYDAAVKIMESTLKAIAEEAEPYKGILYGQFMLTADGPKLIEYNARFGDPEAMNVLPLLKTPLVDVCQAIVDGTLDKVEFEDKASVCKYIVPDGYPETEFAGELVEVDEEAIEKLGAKVFYAAVSAEDDGIHLSGSRALGIVASGESIEEAEKIAEEACGFVKGNVYHRKDVGTTALVNKRVEHMKEILN
- a CDS encoding MarR family transcriptional regulator, translated to MFQDKKPAAAYISLLHREHAKYINEHVKEEDLSFGLHPLLIIIYEQEGINQEKLAEILHLNESTITRNLKKLEDKGFIERVKDKRKKIMKVTPKGKKTAQKVIDYDYEWEEEFKHNFTEEEYNDFLKSLETICEELL
- a CDS encoding acetolactate synthase large subunit, whose protein sequence is MRGGEAIIESLKNMGVKTIFGYPGGQTIPFYDMLYDADMEHILVRHEQSAAHAADGYARASGRVGVCLATSGPGATNLVTGIATAYMDSSPIVAITGQVPTQLIGNDAFQEADIIGITMPITKHCFQPKNPDLIPSMIKSSFEIASSGRPGPIVIDVPKNIQEAELTKFDDSLIDTPGYNPTTKGNIRQIKKAFEMIKEAKKPMILAGGGVIISNACCELKKLAHTINAPVMTSLLGKGAIDETDDLALGMLGMHGRKVSNDYINDSDLLIAIGIRFSDRTTGRLDSFVPDTKVIHIDIDPAEIGKNVEMDLPIVGDARNVLSSLNDLLGGHEVSNDVNKWAEMIKDKKQELRPRTTYSDVPLKPQTVIKEIAEAMTPESILTTDVGQNQMWAAHFFETQKPRKFISSGGLGTMGFGFPAAIGAKVACPEDPVVSINGDGGFLMVCQELATIREYDLPVIAVVLENRTLGMVYQWQSLLYNGRHSQTLLGNSPDFVKLAESFGVNAARIEKPGETKEVLTKAIKDNEPMLLNIVVDSEEALPMLPPGAGISEMIGEYRLEKDVI
- a CDS encoding nitroreductase family protein, whose protein sequence is MNQTINDLKTRRSIRKFKDEQISDEDLKTILETGTYAPTARGMQSLRLL